AatatggataaaaaataaaaaaattaaaaaaattaatgtatacCTAGATAACCACCAATTGTGTGCGTAAGTAACGTTGTATGTGAAAACAATAGGGTTATATGACAAATGATACatatgagatgcatcatacacTAAGTGCTAAAGTGCATTAGCCacttattttcaattcaagtgtgcatggtaagggagAATGACATATTAATTAGTTTCTTATTCCTCTGCcataattatactaaataaaacctaaattagagaaaaagaccaaaatatcTTCGGGTTTATCTATGAGTGTTATAGGCTGTGGGTTATATGGTCAGTTAAAGGGTGAGCATAAGGGCATATTGGtcatttcattatatttgtttgacttatttatttataagattttatgaGACAATGTATCACTATGATTTGTTATATTATGCAAGCcatcttttcatattttcatttttatgaaaGTTTATCTACGTAgaattttggtaattttacataatattttaattttgcacAAAATTTGGCGAGTGTATCATGCATGTTAAGTCAAGTGAATGTTGCACTTCTCTCTAGAGGGTAACACTTTTAGAGAGGGGTATTACAACTACGTTAgtgaaaattagaatttaagaAAACTCGAATAAGTTTGCTTTAAGTGTGTGAGACTGTTTAAAAAGATGAatcacaaaaaggaaaataactaAAGTTTTTATGTGATTCAACCCAATGATCGAAACGCCTATGTTCATGGAGTTCTCACTGGTTTGAACGTATTATAAGAGTATGTTTAGAGGGAAAAGTAAATTTGAAATTCCTCTAATTTGTGGCCTTAACccatgatttgaatttaaatagatGAAATTATACCTATattaacaacattttttttatgaggAAGTTAACATCTTGTTGTATGACcgttataaaaatattgtgtCATAGAATCCTGTTAAACATTTTCTTTGATTATCCCAAAAAACCATTAGCttcataaaactatatatttattatcgTTTGGTCATTAATCGTTTATCATGATGTTTGAATCTCAAATCTATTATAAACTTTGAGTTGAAAAGTTACTTAGTCATTGTTTACTAGCTGGTATATCTAACTATACTTATAAGGTTAACCTTGGAACACCCAATTTAATTGTATAACAAATGTTTTAATATAGTAGCGATATTAggtataatatacataaatgcaatggttctttttttaaattgagtttgatttgaaatttttggagACCTACCAAGAGGTACGGTTCCGAAGGCATCCGAACCTGTAGTGTGTTTGCCATCCTTATCTATGTAAAAAGACTAGACAGATTTGAAAGAATACGTTATAGTGGGCAATTAAGAGAGAAGTTGGGGGTTGGTGGTTGGCTGAAGTTGGACTTACCCTTCAACGTCTTGTGAGGATGTTAAGTGACGGGCTAAACCCCAACCCATCAATGAGTCCTTCCATCATCAATGGTAGGGCCTCAATTCATTTGGATAACGCCAGTAGCTGATTCCAATAAtatttggtataaataattCACAACTTTGCCTGTTTTTAGCCCTACTTATTTGCCTCTCTTCTTGTCCTTTTCCCGACATAAGATTATAAGAATATATAGCTaatcatagttatcaatatttttcattcatatttgttaaatgGATATATACGAAATATAATgatcgaatttataattttatattaaataaattaaaattttataaatatgatacatAACaagaaattgaatataattatatctgaTCCGAAGTGAAttgttttactttatttattctattagctaaaataatatataagtataatataattttaaatctcatataatataaaggccaaaggattattttccacccagGAAATCCCAAACTTTCacactaacttttaaaaatacaatcaaatttctactaaaaattttagttaaggttaagggtaaaatcttatatattaaaaaattaaagttttatcacatttttctttcctataattaaaaacttatattttcccttCAATCCAAAGTCTGCAAAGTGAAAAAAACCTGcctagggtttgttcctcttcttcGAACGCCAATTTCTTTTACCTCGATCGTTGATcgtcttctcttctctctttatcTCTCCTCTAGTCTCTCTCCCTTGCCTCTCTGACCCTTTTCGACATGATAAGAAGACGAACAGTCTTCGTCTACGACGAAGATGCGTCGTCTTTGTCTCTTTAACGAAGACTCCGTTTGTCTTCACttgagacaaagatgattttatctttgtctttaGTCGAAGATGACTGGAGAGGTAAGGGAGAGAGACCGGAGGAGAGATAAAGGGGAAAGGGAGGATGACCGATGGTCAGGGAAGGAAAAATCGATATtggaagaagagaaacaaaacctATGGGgtatttatcactttttaaactttaggttaggagaaaatataaatttttaaatatagacaaggaaaatgtgataaaactttaattttttagtaaatgattATTTCACCCTAAaccttaattgaaaattttaacggAAATTTGGTTATGggtagatgtttgagtttttaaaaattgaagagTCGGAaaggatttcactataccttgggttggacatagttttttggcctaatataaattatctttcttttacttcttaattaattaataaagtcggtcaaataaaaatgaaaaacattttattcTACACCAGTGACGATTTTCTCTACGTGGCGACATTTCAGCGATCACCACTGCACTGTGGCTAATTTTTTCACTAATCGTACCCTGGCCCTCgcttagtttatttttttttttttcgcttttTTATTGGTTCCCCTTTTCATGGCTTCGTTCGCTCTAAGGTTTCTCTTTCTTATTGTCTCTTAAGCAACTCTCTTGCTCCAATTGTCTGTTACTATTGTCTTTCATTTCCTTGCAGATTCCTTCCCCATTTTCCCGAGATTCTTGACCAAGCCCAAACGCCTTTGATTCGATCTTCATTTGTCggttatttttaatctaatgcGTCATTCAATAGCGATAAAACTAGAGTAACTATGAAAAACGGAACGGTACAGAACGGAGTTTGCTCAAAGGAATCGGTGGACGGAAGCCGCGATGTGTGGAGTTGTAAAGACTCTGATTCTTCTTCTGCCGATCATCTTGTTGTTATGGTCCATGGTATTCTCGGGAGGTTCGactttttcttattattaatttcaattttccgTCTCTATTGGTAGATTAtgattcattttaaatttgattattttactcaaatttcttgtttttggaATTGTATGTTTCAATTAAATGCTAGTATTTCCCTTTTTGAATGGTGAATTTTTGTTGATTGTGCAGTGCTACTGATTGGAAATTTGGAGCAGAGCAGTTTGTTAAAAGGCTACCTGATAAAGTGTTTGTTCACTGTAAGGAGGATTCctcattgtattatttttttctaaacttcTTTCACATTTTTGCTTATGTAATACATTTGCAGGTATTGTTATTGCTGGTGTCAATTATCATTCTCGTAATAAAACACAAAGAAAAGATTTTGGGTTGATTAGAATTGGCATGATTTGCTCTTAAATATGATTAACATTGTTTCCAcgaaattattgtttttgttactTGTCCATTATTTTACTTGGGAAGTGGGTGTAAAATCAGTGGGTGAATTCAAGTTGATTTTCAACTACGAAatgtttccatttcttctgTCCTTTGTCAATTAATGTCTATGCTGTTTCATGCCAGAGTGGGCATGTGTAAACTAGTGCAAAATGGGTATTTGAGCTTTAATTATATTTGGTGGACTTGTTCTGCAGGCAGTGAACGAAATATGTCTAAACTAACTTTAGATGGTGTGGATGTAATGGGTCAGCGTTTAGCACAGGAGGTCGGTATCTTGCTAATGTTATGGATGGACATAGATTAATGATGCTATTGATGTGCTAAAATCTCTCAGATCTGTTCAATTTCCACCAATTACATATTCTGTTTGTAGTTAAATGATTGCTTGGATAACAGGTCCTTGAAGTAATACAAAGAAAGCCAAATTTGTGTAAAATCTCCTTTGTTGCTCATTCTGTTGGAGGTTTAGTAGCCAGATATGCAATTGGTAGACTATATAAACCTCCTAGGATTGAAAATGTTGGTAATCCATCTGCTGATACACGTGAAAAGAATTCATGTGGTACAATAGGTGGTCTGGAGGCTATGAACTTCATCACTGTTGCTACCCCACATCTTGGTTCTAGGGGTAAAAAGcaggtatttttttaatttactctTTCCagatttctttttattaagaAATTGTGAATTTCATGAGCATCCATCCTCCATTTATAGAACAAACAGGCTATGCATGtggaatttattgttaaatagtTGCTCCTTGGCCTAACTATAGAGACTTTCCCTATCCATCAATTGTTCTTTGCCATTCCAAATTCTTCTTTaagttatttataaattatcttttGTTGGGCATAtctttataaaatcaaattgcCTTGTTAGTTGATGTGAAAAACTTGGTATCTTATTCCAGGTACCTTTTCTCTTTGGTGTAACTGCCTTTGAGAAAGTTGCAAATGCTGTTATTCATTTGATATTTAGGAGAACAGGTCGGCATCTTTTTCTCAATGATACTGATGAGGGAAAACCTCCATTGCTGAGAATCATGATAGAAGATCAtggtgaaaattatttcatgtatGATACACTTCTGTAACTTTTGGATGCATTGCTTTATATATAcagcatttttttaataataaacctCTTTTTATGCAGGTCTGCACTGCATGCTTTCAAAAGACGGGTGGCTTATTCAAATGTGGGCTATGACcgtatcctttttttttatgatttatgtagCTCTATAGTTGTTTACTCCAATTTTTTGTTAAACTTTGTCATTTGGTTCTCCATTACAAATTTCAATATAGATATTGTCGGATGGAGAACATCATCGATAAGACGTAATAGTGAATTGCCAAAGGTATCATTatcgattttaatttgttagtttAGTTCCATTTCTTCTTAACTTTTTGTTTAGAGTATAACAAGCAAAATGCGTTTTGGTGAATAGTGGGAAGATTCGCTTGATGAGAAATATCCGCATATTGTACATGAAGAATATTGCAAGGCATGCGATGCAGAGCCTAACTCTGTGGAAGATGCTGGTCCTGATAAGCTGGAGGGTTTGTAACTTACAAACTTTTGAGCTACAGTTTTAGCActttagtttgattttgttaatgacTTTGTCATTTGAAGTCACCTGCTTGCTTAATGATTCTTAACATGTACATACGTTCTGCTTGCTTAATGAATAAGAGCATATACATACAATTTGAGGTCAGTTTTTGCATGCCTTTTACAAGT
The genomic region above belongs to Mangifera indica cultivar Alphonso chromosome 15, CATAS_Mindica_2.1, whole genome shotgun sequence and contains:
- the LOC123197422 gene encoding lipid droplet phospholipase 1-like, with translation MKNGTVQNGVCSKESVDGSRDVWSCKDSDSSSADHLVVMVHGILGSATDWKFGAEQFVKRLPDKVFVHCSERNMSKLTLDGVDVMGQRLAQEVLEVIQRKPNLCKISFVAHSVGGLVARYAIGRLYKPPRIENVGNPSADTREKNSCGTIGGLEAMNFITVATPHLGSRGKKQVPFLFGVTAFEKVANAVIHLIFRRTGRHLFLNDTDEGKPPLLRIMIEDHGENYFMSALHAFKRRVAYSNVGYDHIVGWRTSSIRRNSELPKWEDSLDEKYPHIVHEEYCKACDAEPNSVEDAGPDKLEEELVTGLSGVSWEKVDVSFHSSRQRFAAHSLIQVKDEVLHIEGADVIHHMIDHFLT